The sequence AGAGCAAAAATCTTCAGCACCATCTCTGCCGTGAAGATTCCAGTGAACACCTGGTAAGCAAGaacaaaactttacatttatatCAAAGAAGCACAGAAACAGGGCTGTTTGAGATGCTCAAACACAGTTTTTGAGAGCGCCACTGTTTGTCCTCACCAGGTTTCCAACACTCAGCATGCTGTTGAATTCATCAGTCATGGGATAGTGCTCTAGCGCCATGAACAATGTGTTGAGAACAATGCAAATGGTGATTGCAAGGTCCAGGAAAGGGTCCATCACCATGACTTTAAGCCCTTCCTTCACTCTCAGCCAGGCAGGAGAACATGTCCAAATCAGGTACTTCTTCGCGAATTCATACCAGCATGGAGGACATTTCTGATGGGCCTCTTCAAGTTCTAAGAGGAGAAATGAAAATCATTAAATGAGTAATAAAGAAGAAACCTGGACATTAAGGTGAGCTGATGTTTGATACTTCAGGGGTTTTAGATTAACTGATTTTAAATTTGAATCATCTTTTAGTAGCTAAATTATTTCTCCTTGACAGCcgtgagattaaatggagaacaATCAGAAACTTTCGCTTCTCCTTATTTGTCtcatgtggaaaaagtttcagagAAAGCTCAAcagtctcaaactgtgctcagatttgtcaaagtACAAACGTCAGCAATCAAAAGAGAGAattctcaaacatttctcatcaaatactTCTGAGATTCGATGTTGATTTTATAGTTCTGAACTCTTATAGCATGTCAACGACTGtctcatttgtttcttttaatttttttcgaAACAATTTTAGTCCGTCACACCGTCGATGACGTCACTGAAGAAGCTGACAGAGCTCAGTCCTCTCTTCCTGCGAGGAGGCGGGACTTCCTCCTGCATGTCGACAGTCAGTTTGGCAGCTGGAGAGGTCTGCTCAATCTTACACACTGGCTCCTGTCAATCAAAGTGAACATCAAAACGTCAAAtcttttccaaaacctagtgaacacCTACGTAGGTAACTTCCTTCTAAAGCTGTATTCAAACTACAGTGGAACCTTGTAAGTGACCAATTTGAAACGTTCCTCAAAAGCTGCTACTAATGGCACGATACTTTAACAAGCTAACACTCTATTGGTTAACCCTGATAtgtgaaataatagtcagaaaaatcaaattttttgaaGATTATTTAATCTTTAGATTAAGTATAAAAAACAgtttctgatatttatatgatcaaaaagtACAATGGgattatgatttattttgatgtagatttatgtgatattttgattgattgtaaaattatactaaaaggccttttacaatattaaaaagtatgaacTATCAGTTAGaagacagaaggcatgtagtagattgtgtacaacaggtttttcagcaaagttttaatCGTTAATCacttagaggccttagaaatgtgcATATAATACAGTAGGCTAATTACGATTAAAATAGTCAATTTTTAACCTTTTCATTGAAATGCTtcattatcaaattattattaataatcaacaCTTTCTCACTTTATCCATCAAGTAGCCATCCTCAACTCTTTTTCATAAGATGGAAGTTGATAGATTTGCCTGGACTTTCTCCTTTatacattcacatttaatttacatttaatcatttagcacacactttaatccaaagtgacttgaaTAGAAGAaagtagaagcaatcagaccaacgagagagcaacaacaagtctcagttagtctagaaCAGTGCACAtagcaaggtgttttttttaaataaatgagaccaaaacgaatagaatagaatagaatagaatagaatagaatagaatagaatagaatagaatagaatagaacaggtaagtgctagtattaattggtcagggGGTGATGGCGAacaagatgtgtctttagatgttttttgaaaatggctaaagactTTTTATGTTCTTTGGAGAACAAACATATAGCATTCCAGGAACATGACGGTGAGTAAGTGACATGAATTCcatttttcatgtaaaaaattTGTAATGAGACCATACCGTGTCCTCCCTGACCTTCTCCATGCTGAACGCTGGAACAGAGGTCAGGGTGTGCGGGCCGATGCTGGTGATGCCATTCTGGTCCAGGGAAATGTTAAGTCTGCCATTGAGGGTGAAGGTGGGCATGAACACCTGCGATGAGTGACTCCGGATGCTGCCCGTACGACACTTGTTCCACGGCGTCGCCATGGAACCCGCTCGGCTCCGCCCATCACCGTGGATGCTGTGTTCGTCATCTGCAAAGTCAGCCTCTGAACTGTTGCGCGGCCGGAAGGTAAAGGTACTGAGCTGGCTTCCTCGACGAGTGCTCAGAGGATGGGAGGAGAGAGTGGCTAGGAAAGGGTGAGCTGGCTGGAGGACAGGAGTTTGAAAGAGAGATTAGGGAGTAGatgataaaaatacattcatttaattatcattaactaaaactaaactcaTAAAAAACTTCataaccaaatataaaaaaataaacatttatttcagccagttgataatgcaaaatttcttattttcatttagtttgagctgaagtattaaaataaataaatgatgaacaaaaaatggtatatagatttataaaatgaataagtactatataaacatttagaaaaaaaagagacaaaaacacagcaaaattgctaaaactttaaaattaatgtgaagacagaaaatttgataataaacaatttaaaatgttaacgaaaattattatatcaatgacactaaaatattGAAGACAGAAGCAacactatttttactttttatagaaaatctgatatattttatattacaatttttattaagttttagaaaaaaaaaataattttatatatttttatttatgttgggATTTAAACTTGGTCATTTTTCCTAATAAACATTTTAGAGACAACTGCTTTTTTTAATCTGGAAAAAGGATTGAGTATACCTTAAagccaaatataaataaaacagttatgaaATAGTACTTACTTTTTCATCAAATGGGTCAAATTTTGGCAAAAAGTTGTCCTCCATCTCCTCTGAAAGTGTTCGGTGGGATCTCGTTCTACTTCGGCATTTCACAGAGTCTTTCCGAGAGAAAGATGACGGAGATAAATCTGCAGCCAGGGCCATCTCAGCCTCCTTTCTGCGCTGTTTTGCTAATGCCTAATTCCAGTGAGAACAGAAAAATCAGATGTGCTTGAGCTTAACTTGCCCTTGAAATTAGATGCAATgcatataataattgtatatactCATAATTTTTGCAGTGTAACGCAACACATTTTTGTAGGTGCTGGGAAAAGAGCATCATTTCAGTATTTTAAGTtgctttcaaaatcaaaacaaaatgttgtCTGCAATCAACTTTACTTGATTTTATCCACTAGGAGCCGttaaaggaaaggaaaaatgCATCTAGTACTACAAGAAGTTGAGGTTCAGGTAATGAACCTTATTTATTTCTGACAGCTTGTTATAAAGTATTTGTCATATTACACTCTGTTCCTTGCGCAGCTGTTCCATTGCCAGCTGAAACTCTCTTTCTTTTGCCCAGGCCTCTGCGATGGTCGCTTGGTTTTGCTCCTCATATGCCATGGCCACGACAGCCAGGATCAAGTTCACCAGGTAGAACGAACCCAGAAATATCACCAGCACAAAGAAAATCATGTAGGTCTTCCCTGCTGACCGTAAAGTCTGTCATGGAGAGGAAGaaagacatttgtaataatatttagataaCAGATGATTATTCCTTCAGTGTCACGGCTGGTACCTGATGGTAGAGGTTTTCCCAGTAGTCTTGTGTCATGAGTCTGAAGAGAGCCAGGAAAGCCCAGCCAAAGGTGTCAAAGCTTGTGTAGCCGTAGTTTGGGTTCCGacctgtttttaaacagtcaaacCCATCAGGGCACTTCCTGTTTATGGAGGAAACACAAAGATACTTAACAGTGGGAATGACAATGTGATTCAATAAAGAATATAGCATAAAAACATGGGAGAATGTAACAAAAATCTGATCAGATTTAACCCCACgatttaaaaaacaagaaatgtttatttttctttcttgaatTGACAGTTTAATGGCAGTAAAACAAATACTtccatgatgtataaatattttaaagacaattttaaGTGATATGCACTACCGTTCAACAGTTTGGCATCAgtaaaattttgttttgaaagtatCTTATATTCACCAAGtccatatttatttgatcaaaaatacagtaaaattggtaaaattgtgaaatattatttcagtttaaaataactattttctgttctaatatattttaaagtgtaatttattcctgtgatgcaaagcttaattgtcagcatcattactccagtcttcagtgtcatatgatctttcagaaatcattgctgaaatcatatgctgatttgctccttaagaaacatttcttgttattatcagtgttgaaaatagttgtgctggttcataattttgtggaaacaacatttttcaggatttttgatgaacagaacattcaaaagaatagcatttatttaaaatataaatattttgtaacattataagcattttactgttacttttgatcattttaattacttATATGGGTATTCCAAACTTTCGAATGGTAGTgcatatacactgctcaaaaaaattaaagaaacactttgaaaacacatcagatctcaatgggggaAAATATCATGCTGGATATGTATACTGATATGAACTGCGTAATGTGTTAGGAATGAAAGGACGCCACATCGTttgaagaaaattaaaatgatcagcctacagagggctgaattcaaagacacccCAAGAAATCAAAGTGTAAAAATTATGAAGCAGGCTAGTCCATTTTGCCAAGATTTCATTGCAACTAAGTAGTTTGTATGGTtgccacgtgcttgtatgcatgcctgactaCATCGgggcacgctcctaatgagacaacggatggtgtcctggggtatttcttcccagatctggaccagggcatcactgagctcctggacagtatGAGGTgcaacataatgtcccagaggtgttctactGGATTTATGTCAGGTGAGCGTGGGGGCCATTCAATGgcatcaattccttcatcctgcATACTCTCACCACATGAGGCTGGGCGTTGTTGTGCACCATGAGGAACCCAGgaccagcgtagggtctgacaatgGGTCCAAGGATTTCAttccgatacctaatggcagtcagggtgccattgtctagcctgtaaaGATCTGTGCGTCCCTCCATGTGTATGCCTccaagaccatcactgacccaccaccagaCCGGTCATGCTGAACGATGTTACATGCAGCATAATGTTCACCACGGCTTCTCCAGACCCTTTCACATCtatcacatgtgctcagggtgaacctgctctcatctgtgaaaagcacagggCAACAGTGGAGGatctgccaattctggtgttcaatggcaaatgccaatccaGCTCCACGGTGCTGGGCAGTGAGCACAGGGCCCACTAAAGGACGTTGTGTTCAAATATAGAGAAAACCATCTCAGTTCCAGTAAGACAGTACACATAGTCACATGCATTGAGGCCCAAAAGGAATATTATAAGTAAACAGATGGGTATCGAGTtgcagttaatttttttcctcccatCCTCAGTccacctctctttctctgtgttacTATGGTGACATTAAGTTTGAGTGACAGGCCAAGCAGAGGACAGACGCATGACAATCTGACAGAGGGATCATTTAGTAATGGAACTGCCAACAGCTGGACAGCAGAGCCGCAAAACGAGGCCATCTGTAAATCTCTCGCCCaaaggcagaaagagagagaggccgTGCAACCATGATCTCCCTGACAATGTGTTCAAACACAGACAGGTTTATATAATACAGTCCAGTACAATACCACGCTCAGAGACGATAGCAATAAAACCTGTCACAAATCTAGAACGTTATTTTAGATGATACTCCTCAAATTTTCTTAAACTGAGAATtgatgacaattttatttttgaaatatcttTATGCGCTACtggttaaaagtttggggtcagtttatttttcatatttttgaaacaaggcttttatgctcaccaaaattattatttttttttatcagaaacatggtaaaaacagtaatattgtggggaaaaaattacaatttaaaagaacagtttccTGTGTGAATATAAAggaaaacgtaatttattcctatgaaagctgaattttcagcatcattactccagtcttcagtgtcacatgatcttcagaaatcattctaataagctgatttgctgctcaagaaacatttctgattattatcaatgttgaaaacaatagtgctgcttcatatttttatgaaaaccatgatatttttcatgttttgatgaatggaaagttaaaaagcagcatatatttgaaacagaaatcttttgtaacattataaatgtcttcactgtcacttttgatttttaatgtgtccttgctgaataaaagatgaataaaaaacatgttggccccaaacatttgaacagtagagtatgtataattttatatctcTGTGCTCTAAACAAAGTCGCATACTTAAGAACTCCATTAAGTCTCATGAGCTATATAAGAGCTTCTTTGAGCAATAAACTTTTTCTGTAAGACACTGAGATCCCTGTCtaggcaaatctgagcacagtttgagacattttgAGATATCTTCTGAAACTGTAGTTTTAGTGGGGATTTAGTACTGAATGAGATCtcatttgtggtttttttttttttgctctttcctGTAGATCTGCTCCAGTTCAGCatcagttaacaggttaaatccGTGCATTAGTCTCGGGATTGAGGTTGCCATGAGGACGGAGGTACTAAGGTCTCTATAGTAACCGTGTCCTGGAGGTGATTGAAACGATGGTAATAAGAGTGTCTCTGCTGAAGAATTTTGCAAGTATGCAAGCATTTGACAGCAGGCTATTCACACatatatttgtgtttctgttAAACATAAACTGTGGCACAGACACAGGTGTGCTATTATTAGGCTTAGGCTTATGATTTTCACTTGGTACACTATAAAACATCCAAACAAATCTCACAGACATGCACTGAAGAGACCTGAGCCATATAAGCGCACACATTTGGATTTGTACCAAATGTCATGGGTTAGGATATTTGAAGGTACAAATAACCTGTCATGTTGATAGAGGCTGTTAACACCAGCTCTGCCCACCAATATCTGGTGGAATagacaacattacaaaagacatGTCTCAAACAACAGGAATGGTGGCATAAGATGTAAGGTACGTGGCAGTAATTTTTGATGCAATCGACCCGATTATGAATCCACTTTTTGCCAAACTCGTTCTTCTctcttttcccatcacatatcatAACTTATAATAACTGGAAAAGCTTTATTAATAAGTTTGAGAGAACCTTACCAGAACGCCAAAGTTCTAAAAACATTCCTTGTTAGCtgggaaaatattatttatacaccaGTGCAACTTTTTTTCTACCAATAATGCAATTTTTACCCATTTGacttattttccagaaaatacaatatacagtatagtggCATTTTGACTATGTTTTTGATTAGTCCCCAATTTCTAAAGAAGTGGTTTTACAACAGAAAAGCCAAATGAATTTAAGCCGTATTTAAGCCATACAAATAAGCTGTCTTTGCACATTATTACTTTAATTCCATTCCAAGAGTAATTAATTGGTCTGATTTTAGTGCCTCTAATGTTATATAGGGTGTTTTCTGTCTGTATCTCATTACATGTCATTCTCTATTTCTCATacagaaagagcgagagagagagaaaagagcagTGCAAATCCCCAGTGTTCTGTTGTCGTGAAAACAGCCATTAACAAACCTACAAAAGGGCTTAGGAGGGATCAGATGTGAATGTAGAGGGGAAATCCTCTCTGGGATGTGTGCCGTCAGCCGAGGAGAGCACTGATGGGAACTGAAAGTGTTAAACCCAgatcacagacagacacagatcaTTGTTTCTTCTTACTGGGTGAGGTTGATATGAGCTATAAAGGCTCATAGAATGAGGTTTGTAGTTATTAAGGCGAGTGAAACTTTGAATAATCTCGAGTAATTACAAAACCCTATGCTAAGTAAAGAAAGCTtgcattttgtgcattttgtctAAAAGTTATTCAGTAGTCTGTCCTTTAATTCGGCCAGTAAATTAGTTAAATTCTCAAGTTAAATGCAAAGAAATTGCATCTTGCAATTTATAAAATTCTTCTCTCAGTTGttctgtttttggtttatttttgtttctgttcctCATAATCACTGATACCCCTAACAgtgcaatatttcacattaacaCAGATGGGTATTTAGCACAATAAAATCCTTGAACTAGCCCTGGCACCGCAAACATCATCCTGTGTCTCTGGTTTTGAACAGTGTTGCTGGGATTTGCAGGATTATGTCTCTGTGCACTGCGCAGACGGAGATGGTTAGTGAGACCCACAATGAAGGACTTTCACTCTTAATTCAGCGGATTATTGGTGTGAGATTGTTTatgcacaaacaaaaaactctCAGCGTTCATGAACTGAATACATTACGGTGTTTCTTTTGAAGTGGAATTCTTTTAAtgcagtcatttttttaaataaatgaacaaaactttTGCTCATTTAAAACCTTTGCAgcaattgaaataatttaaaaaggaatAAACTGTAGTCTCACTTCactcttccacaaattaaggcctaaaAGGTTATAAATTcggagcagaaagtcttaaatttaaaaaaaagtcaaggcattaaatgttgcatgcactgcaaaacagATTAATACATTCCTCTGTAGTTTTTCTTTCCAATACACATTTCTAAGCATCCTTAaaccaagatacatttacttgagatgcaaaattaagtcttgttttctgagaaactggtTGGTTACTAATGGGCCTCAGTCAGTGTCTGTGATATTCTGatctctagatatggctcaggTCCCTCCTTTAATGCAAGCCTGTATATtttcaccagtttttttttttttcattcaccaaGTAGAAATCATAAGTGATTACTTAGTAAAGTAATAACACCTCTGCTCAACAAGACACCTGTTTTGAGGAATGGTTCATGTCATGTCCGCGCACAATAGTATCACAGTAATCCTCAATGCATCAGTGCACTCGGAGATGTTTAGGAGGGTGCATCATAACCTCCTGCCTCTTTCACATGAGAATCACTGCAGGTTTATTAGCTTAGAGGTTAGTTAAGGTTAGTGGTTACTAGACTGCATGGGACTGGTTACCCTTTAGGTGTCACATGAGGGTTGGTTTGAGCTCTAAATGAGAGGACTAACATTGGGGATAGATTAATAGTGCATTTTGGGTAAACCATCTAGcaacatattgttttttttaatatttattttatttaattttattgaggTTGCTTAAAAGCattgatgcaattttttttttttttttgatgtttgcaGCGTATAGAGACAGCTATGTTAATTCACTCTGATGAGTGTAAATGCtgcgatttatttatttgattatcaggggtgtgttattttagtgtcactaatatattattgcttttgtcaatattttaagttagattttatttttatagtttctgttttaatttttagttaaagttttggtaattttgtagtgtattttttttatttttcttaatataattttaaaatgtctgtatagtgttagtgttagttattttagtacttcaaattaaactaaattaaaattgatgaagaaataacttttttaaattttctatatttttatattctatattattttctagattttatattaatattctatttatttatttgatcttactatattttatgttttaatttgtttcctgcctttttttattgtcttttagtttttagttaaatAACTCGTCTTTGGGAAACCTGTATGAAAACccgtatttttattttattttaactattttttttgcaaaactcttccTAACATTATAATAGGGCTTTAAAGCTTGCTCTCTCAATGACAGCTGCTTATTTTGTCATATCATGAGAGATTAATGTGGTGAACTATCACAGACCTCCGATTATATGCCACATGTCACCATGCTGACCGCTCTGTGtcctcacacacagagacaacactGTGTGTTCTCAGATAAACCATCATCACTTTTAGGATTTATGGAAATTATAGCAGCACCATGGCTGTGTTTCATTTCATATTAATAACAATGGGCTTGATGAGCTTTTGGTATACTGATACTGAGAGATTATCTATGAGGCCGAGCTGAAGCAAGCAGTTAGATCTACATGGTCACTTTGTACAGAAATTATTAATTAGAAATTTTATATTCACTAATTCACACTCTAAAACCttgttggatttttttatatgtatttagttAGTTGGATTACTTAAGCATCGTTGCTGTTTTATCATATTATTGAGtcattgtttgatttttattttttgtagattttgtatagagaaaaaaaactcaattacTTTTGCAAAACACGTCAGACTGAGAGTTGTTAATCACAGAAACCTTGATTCAGGGTTCTTATTGTTAACTCATCATAAAAAGAGCGGTATTGGAAACTTGTGATGGTTTTTGTTGAGAGgatatgtttaaatattgttgtaATGTGTActtgttgtattttgaaattcTGAACCTTCATTAGTTAAGAAGTCCTTGATGGAGAGCCAGGTCTTGTTGTTACAAACGAAGCTCCCGTTTCCAGGGTAGGTGGAGTTAATGCAGTGGGCGGGGCTACGGACACACTTCTGTCGTAGGATTCCCATAAAGAGCTGTAGACCAATCAGAGCGAAGACACTGAGACAGAAAACAGAGAGGATCATCACGTCCGCTAGCTTTTTAACCGACTGGATGAGAGCACTGACAATGGTctttaaacctgaaaaaataaaaaaacaaaaattacattcaaGTAAATAAGTTTATTGGCTTATCCATTGCCTGTATGAAAGTAAAGTGGATAGCGGGACTGAACTCATCCCTCACCTGGGATCACTGATATAGTTTTTAAAGCACGCAGAACTCT is a genomic window of Cyprinus carpio isolate SPL01 chromosome B2, ASM1834038v1, whole genome shotgun sequence containing:
- the LOC122136322 gene encoding sodium channel protein type 4 subunit alpha-like gives rise to the protein MCTILTNCCFMAMSDPPLWTKYLEYTFTGIYTFESLIKILARGFCIEPFTFLRDPWNWLDFSVIVMAYVTEFVDLGNVSALRTFRVLRALKTISVIPGLKTIVSALIQSVKKLADVMILSVFCLSVFALIGLQLFMGILRQKCVRSPAHCINSTYPGNGSFVCNNKTWLSIKDFLTNEVGPVLTAQHRGAGLAFAIEHQNWQILHCCPVLFTDESSDGLGGIHMEGRTDLYRLDNGTLTAIRYRNEILGPIVRPYAGPGFLMVHNNAQPHVVREVP